The Hevea brasiliensis isolate MT/VB/25A 57/8 chromosome 9, ASM3005281v1, whole genome shotgun sequence nucleotide sequence ATTTGATGATTAAGAATGGTTGTAAACCGAGCTTAATTACATTCAACACTGTAATAAACGCATTCTGCAAACAGGGAAATGTGAAGGAAGCAAGGAAGATTTTTGACGAGATCCAAGAGGTGGGTGTTTCTCCAAATGTTGGAATGTATAACACTCTAATGAATGGATATGTTAAGGCAAGGGACGTTGGTCAAGCAAACATCCTGTATGAAGAAATGAGGAACAGGGGTATAGCTCCTGATGGCACaacttttaatatattgtttgcaGGGCATTGCAAGTATGGGAGAGAAGAGGATAGTCTCAGGTTGTTGAGGGATTTATCAGTTCGAGGTTTGGTTCCAGATTGTTCATTATATGATATTTCTGTTGCGGGGTTGTGTTGGGCTGGTCGGTTGGATGAGGCCATGGAATTTTTAGAGGATATGCTTGAGAAAGGAATACCTCTAAGTGTAATTGCTTTTAATTCAGTAATTGCAGCTTATAGCCAGGCAGGATTAGAAGAGAATGCCAATAAAGCATATAAAGTCATGGTTATGTTTGGTCTAGTTCCCTCATCTTCAACTTGCAGTTCTTTGCTTCTGGGTTTATCCAAGAATGGGAGACTGCAAGAAGCACGGGAACTCTTGTATAAGATGATAGAGAAATGCTTTCCCATAAATAAAGTGGCTTTTACAGTGCTTTTGGATGGGTACTTCAAGGCGGGGGATATTATTGCGGCACATAGTCTGTGGTATGAGATGGAAGCCAGGGGGATATATCCTGATGCTGTTGCCATCTCAGCATTTATTGATGGCCTTTCCAAAGCTGGTCTAGTGGAGGAGGCATATGACGTATTTTTAGATATGTCAAGGAAAGGGTTTGTGGCTAACAATTATGCATATAACTCGTTGATCCATGGATTTTGCAACTGTGGTAAGCTTCATGAAGCATTGAAGCTGGAGAGGGAGATGAGGCAAAAGGGTCTGCTTCCTGATATTTTTACAATCAATATCATCATTAATGGATTTTGTAAAGAGGGCAGAATGAAGTCTGCAATTGAAGTCTTTGCAGACATGCATCGTATTGGGCTAACCCCTGATATTGTCACTTATAACACATTGATTGGTGGGTACTGTAAAGCATTTGACATGGTTGGTGCGGATGAGTTTTTGAATAAAATGTATGCTAGTGGATGGGGCCCAGATATCACCACCTATAATATATGTATTCATGGACTTTATAGTACTCGAAAAACAAGTAAGGCTGTGATGATACTGGATGACCTTATTTCAGTGGGTGTTGTCCCAGACACGGTAACATACAACACCATGATGAATATTGTTTGTACTGACATACTGGATCGTGCTATGATTTTAACTGCGAAATTGCTTAAGATGGCTTTTGTTCCAAATGTTGTTACAACCAATTTACTACTGTCTCACTTTTGCAAGCAAGGGATGCCTGAGAAAACTTTAATTTGGGGTCAGAAGTTAAGCGAGATCTCCTTTGCTTTCGACAAAGTTTCGTATAAAATTATGGATAAAGCCTACCTTAAGTTGCAAAACAAAGTAGAACTATTAAGAGCAACCTCTGCAAAGAGCCTGTTTCTGGACTCCCTTATGTATATTACATATGACTATTTTCGTAGAAGTACACCTAACAGGAAGACAAGTTTGGATCCACATAAACTGATTGAAAATGGTTTTAGTGGATCCTGAAATTTTGATTTGCAGATAAGTTTCCAGGACTTTAGTTCTTATGGTTTGCAAGGATCTTTTGCAACATTTTGTGGCAATGGATTTATTTTCCCACTGGTCGTGATGGAAAGTTGAGTGCTTTGGTTAAGATGGTATTAGTGGATACTGGTCAGCATACTTGAATAGCACTAGAAGGAGACAGAAAGGTGGGCGGAGTCTGTCATAATGTATAAGCAAGGCAAGAGTTAATGGATGATTTGGCATAGATGGAGCAAAGGGACAGGAGTATACATGACCATCATCAAGTCTTCTGGATAAACTTCTACAACTTGATTTCTGTTGGTTATTATATGGTGTTTATAATGTCTATGGTGGGATGACCAGACTCACCCATGCTATTTGTCAACAATGAGAATTAGCAATAACATTTGAATTTCTTTCGGAGGAAATACAAGCATGCATTTGTTGGTATGGAGCCATAAATTATCCGATAAATGATGGGCTCTAGTTCATTTCTGGGCTAGTGCCTGGTGTTATGGTGGTGCACTTTATCACTGGAAGACTCTACTTGGAGGTAATGtagtagctctctctctctctatctctgttTGTGCGCATTTTTTGTCTTCCTGAGATACAGATTCCATTTGAATTAAGGATTTTGCTTTTGTTTTGTTCTTCTGCTTCATGATTATCATTTATGTTTTAGGGCGTGATTAATAAGTAAATTTGTCATTGAAGTGGTGTGAGTTGGTGGAGGATTTAGATTTTTAAGCAACTTACTGTAATGGTTTAAAAATTTAAGAGACTTATGGCTTAAAATTATCTTGATTATCAATTGTGAGTCTGACTCTGTCTTGTTATTTTGTATgaaaaacccattctttatctagagagagagagagagagagagagagagagagagagagttaaggCTTCCAGCGAAACATGCCCTCAGCTTTTCtgaatatgaagtttaaaatGGTCCTTTGTAGCCCTCAATGCCTGGAGTGAAATTttttgtgagagagagagaaagagagacgtTGACTGTCAAGGTGTAAAGAGATGGGCttaatgattttatttttatgaGTTCTTTTATGATGATGGCGAGCCTTCTCATGTATTTCTTACCATTCACAGATGGCTTGCAACTGTTACATGCCTTGGCTCTCCATCAAGAAAAGCGTCTTCACGAGTATGTTTTCTTATTCCTGGAATGAGATGGCTTTGCATGATTTAGCTACAGTGTAGTTGATCTCCTGCAGTGTTATTGCTCTTTAACTGCTGGTTCTTCAATGTTCCCTGCTCCATCATAATCCTTATTATGATATAAGAAACATGATGATTGGTGCCAGGTAAATGACATGAAACAGTCACGTAAGTGTTCGTAACTAACACAATATACTTGATCGTTGTTCAGTTGCCCAGTTGCCGCTTGGTGGCGTCAGATGATATTTGCAATTGAAGAAGTTACCTATACCTGTAAAGTGCAAATTCAAGACTGACAGAGATCTTTGGCGTTTTGTGATGCGAGAAACTAAAGACTTGTGATGCGACAACAAAATTGTTTTCTGAGGACAAATCCGACTCCAAGGTTT carries:
- the LOC110663930 gene encoding pentatricopeptide repeat-containing protein At1g09900, giving the protein MRQCAAADSSLQTQNSSATLQRRRMSAKVFRLGNSLKVQYSFHFLTHSQAFSLFNVIYVPKTLNLHFSPSNSYSSHSSNFKTFDFFYQFSPFNFPNYDYLSSLNSNDRRLIVVGLSKLIKQRKGYILKGFSLKFCPYLLVNIMKLFKSRHSAFAFFKFAFQNDSDTTVKSCCIAAHVLAAENLQLLAQDVISWVIVRIGASRSTELVEFMWANHYEYESDFSVLNTLMRGFLNVQMVYEALDIVGRMREVDVRPSLSAITILFRLLLRVGDYGSVWKLLRGMIREGPRPCNSNFNVMILSFCRKGYARIGESLLYVMQKFSCEPDVYTYNILISAYCMSGRTSDALGLVHLMIKNGCKPSLITFNTVINAFCKQGNVKEARKIFDEIQEVGVSPNVGMYNTLMNGYVKARDVGQANILYEEMRNRGIAPDGTTFNILFAGHCKYGREEDSLRLLRDLSVRGLVPDCSLYDISVAGLCWAGRLDEAMEFLEDMLEKGIPLSVIAFNSVIAAYSQAGLEENANKAYKVMVMFGLVPSSSTCSSLLLGLSKNGRLQEARELLYKMIEKCFPINKVAFTVLLDGYFKAGDIIAAHSLWYEMEARGIYPDAVAISAFIDGLSKAGLVEEAYDVFLDMSRKGFVANNYAYNSLIHGFCNCGKLHEALKLEREMRQKGLLPDIFTINIIINGFCKEGRMKSAIEVFADMHRIGLTPDIVTYNTLIGGYCKAFDMVGADEFLNKMYASGWGPDITTYNICIHGLYSTRKTSKAVMILDDLISVGVVPDTVTYNTMMNIVCTDILDRAMILTAKLLKMAFVPNVVTTNLLLSHFCKQGMPEKTLIWGQKLSEISFAFDKVSYKIMDKAYLKLQNKVELLRATSAKSLFLDSLMYITYDYFRRSTPNRKTSLDPHKLIENGFSGS